In Candidatus Brocadiaceae bacterium, one DNA window encodes the following:
- a CDS encoding aminotransferase class I/II-fold pyridoxal phosphate-dependent enzyme, whose protein sequence is MPFEPARKLDKLPPYLFADLRRKRTAAVRRGVDVINLSIGDPDMPTPEPVVAEMCRALRDTGDPNRHRYGCDVPVPAFAEAARSFYRRRYGVELATDQVVPTMGGKDAIVKLALSILNPGDLAIAPSPGYPTYNIGHVFSGAVTYQAPLLKENDFLVDFDAIPQEARRLARVLWLNYPNNPTTATADLAFFERAVEFARRHDVVIVHDNAYGENTYDGYRAPSILQVEGASEVAVELFSLSKAFCMTGWRVAFLAGNADVVRALQATKENVDNGTLRAVQFAAAKALDMAEELIPPINAVYRRRRDMVIDALNAAGWSLEKPKATMYVWAPVPDGYGGSSASFATDLLERTGVVVSPGLGFGQWGEGYFRISLTYPDDSIRKALSRITEDGP, encoded by the coding sequence ATGCCCTTCGAACCCGCCCGAAAGCTGGACAAACTGCCCCCCTATCTGTTCGCCGACCTGCGCCGCAAGCGCACGGCCGCCGTCCGGCGCGGCGTCGACGTCATCAACCTGAGCATCGGCGACCCCGACATGCCGACGCCCGAGCCCGTCGTGGCGGAGATGTGCCGGGCCCTGCGGGACACAGGGGATCCGAACCGCCACCGTTACGGCTGCGACGTGCCCGTGCCGGCGTTTGCAGAAGCGGCCCGCAGCTTCTACCGCCGGCGCTACGGCGTTGAGCTGGCCACCGACCAGGTCGTCCCCACGATGGGCGGCAAGGATGCCATCGTCAAGCTCGCCCTGTCGATCCTCAATCCGGGCGACCTGGCCATCGCCCCCAGCCCCGGCTATCCGACCTACAACATCGGCCACGTCTTCTCGGGCGCCGTCACGTACCAGGCACCGCTGCTGAAGGAGAACGACTTCCTGGTGGATTTCGATGCCATCCCCCAGGAGGCGCGCCGGCTGGCCCGCGTGCTCTGGCTGAACTACCCGAACAACCCGACGACGGCGACGGCGGACCTCGCCTTCTTCGAACGCGCCGTCGAGTTCGCCCGCCGGCACGACGTCGTCATCGTCCACGACAACGCCTACGGCGAGAACACCTACGACGGCTACCGCGCGCCGAGCATCCTGCAGGTGGAAGGGGCGTCCGAGGTCGCGGTCGAGCTGTTCTCTCTCAGCAAGGCGTTCTGCATGACGGGCTGGCGCGTCGCCTTCCTGGCCGGCAACGCGGACGTCGTACGGGCGCTCCAGGCGACCAAGGAGAACGTGGACAACGGCACCCTGCGGGCCGTGCAGTTCGCGGCGGCAAAAGCGCTGGACATGGCCGAGGAGCTGATCCCGCCCATCAACGCGGTCTACCGGCGCCGCCGGGACATGGTCATCGACGCGCTGAACGCCGCCGGATGGTCGCTCGAGAAGCCGAAGGCGACCATGTACGTCTGGGCGCCTGTGCCGGACGGCTACGGGGGGTCGAGTGCGTCGTTCGCCACGGACCTGCTGGAACGCACCGGAGTGGTGGTCAGCCCGGGCCTCGGGTTCGGGCAGTGGGGCGAGGGCTACTTCCGCATCTCCCTCACCTATCCGGACGACTCGATCCGCAAGGCGCTTTCGCGCATCACGGAAGACGGACCGTAG
- a CDS encoding FAD-dependent oxidoreductase, with translation MSRTIREPARDVPIADEVDVLSVGGSATGVFAAVAAARLGMRAAVIERQGFFGGTATAGLVAIWHGLRDTAGRREVIGGLTREVIERLRARDAVDERPDHFVLNTEELKIELDRLVIDAGVQPFLNTWYAGAVAEDGRPVAAIIQDKSGRRAVRARCFIDASGDGDLIRDLGLTAEKWDDLQPPTTCARFSGLQAALARAPGLSIENAVFNEATGDRLPLGFLWSANLPGVGDAVMVAGTRVPGADCSEADQLTRAEIEGRRQVRVIHDALRERLPEGRSIGLDALPATIGVRETRHARCLHRITESELLGGVRFPDAIANGTYRVDVHHSDKPGLTFRYLDGRETYHVPGRLSVEGRWREPTGEDPTFYQVPYRCLVPRGACNVLVAGRLIDADRGAYGALRVMVNCNQFGEAAGTAAALSLQAGTDVASVDAQSLRRALAAAGAVVI, from the coding sequence GTGAGTCGAACGATCCGAGAGCCTGCGCGAGACGTGCCCATTGCCGACGAGGTGGATGTGCTGTCCGTGGGCGGGAGTGCCACCGGAGTGTTCGCTGCCGTGGCCGCGGCCCGGCTCGGCATGCGCGCCGCCGTCATCGAACGTCAGGGCTTCTTCGGCGGCACCGCCACCGCGGGGCTCGTCGCAATCTGGCACGGGCTGCGCGACACGGCCGGACGGCGCGAGGTCATCGGCGGCCTCACCCGCGAAGTGATCGAGCGCCTCCGAGCGCGCGACGCCGTCGATGAGCGCCCGGATCACTTCGTGCTCAATACCGAGGAACTGAAGATCGAGCTGGACCGCCTGGTCATCGATGCCGGAGTGCAGCCGTTTCTGAACACCTGGTACGCCGGCGCGGTCGCCGAGGACGGCCGACCCGTGGCCGCCATCATCCAGGACAAATCCGGTCGCCGGGCAGTGCGCGCCCGCTGCTTCATCGACGCAAGCGGGGACGGGGACCTGATCCGCGACCTCGGGCTGACGGCCGAGAAATGGGACGACCTGCAGCCACCGACGACGTGCGCCAGGTTCTCAGGACTTCAAGCTGCCCTCGCCCGCGCGCCCGGGCTGTCGATTGAGAACGCGGTCTTCAACGAAGCGACGGGCGACCGGCTGCCGCTCGGCTTCCTCTGGTCCGCCAACCTGCCGGGTGTGGGCGACGCCGTGATGGTTGCCGGCACGCGCGTGCCCGGCGCGGACTGCTCCGAGGCCGATCAGTTGACCCGGGCCGAGATCGAGGGCCGCCGCCAGGTGCGCGTCATCCACGATGCGCTCCGCGAACGGCTGCCGGAGGGAAGGTCCATCGGTCTGGACGCCCTGCCGGCCACCATCGGCGTGCGCGAGACCCGCCATGCGCGCTGCCTGCACCGCATCACCGAGTCGGAGTTGCTCGGGGGCGTGCGGTTCCCCGATGCCATTGCCAACGGGACCTATCGCGTCGACGTCCACCACAGCGACAAGCCGGGCCTGACCTTCCGCTACCTGGACGGACGCGAGACCTACCACGTGCCCGGTCGGCTGAGCGTCGAGGGGCGGTGGCGTGAACCGACGGGCGAGGACCCGACGTTCTACCAGGTGCCCTACCGCTGCCTCGTGCCCCGGGGCGCGTGCAACGTGCTCGTGGCCGGCCGCCTGATCGACGCCGACCGCGGGGCCTACGGCGCCCTGCGCGTGATGGTGAACTGCAACCAGTTCGGCGAGGCCGCCGGCACGGCCGCCGCGCTGTCGCTGCAGGCGGGAACCGATGTGGCCTCGGTCGACGCGCAGAGCCTGCGCCGGGCCCTGGCAGCCGCCGGCGCCGTGGTGATCTGA
- a CDS encoding opine dehydrogenase: MRTAVLGSGNGGCAVAFDCASHGHDVRLFDFEEFPDSVAAVAAAGGVSAEGELNGFAPVTYAGHDVEAALDGADVILAVGPAYSIRHFAAACRPHLREGQMVVVCPGSSGGAVEFKSVAGLSLGDRRIVIAETHTLPYAVRMGEPGRIRIFLKLKAAVLVAAAPAVDTPAVIEALGDVYPCLEPARNVLQTSLQNANPVIHPAVTLLNAALIERTGGDFRFYEDGVTPAVGRVIEALDRERIAIGKRLGVEVLPDPELGVRQGYMTEATYDAGYSEAPGFLGIMAQSRLDHRYLNEDVGYGLVFMADLARQVRVPTPCMDAVIRLASAAMGRDYAGEAKRTMASLGLAGKTADEMERLLG, encoded by the coding sequence ATGCGCACCGCGGTCCTCGGTTCGGGAAACGGCGGCTGTGCCGTGGCCTTCGACTGCGCGAGCCATGGCCATGACGTGCGGCTGTTCGATTTCGAGGAGTTCCCGGACTCCGTTGCGGCTGTCGCTGCTGCAGGCGGCGTTAGCGCCGAGGGCGAACTGAACGGGTTCGCCCCGGTCACGTACGCCGGCCATGACGTCGAGGCGGCGCTGGACGGCGCGGACGTGATCCTGGCCGTCGGGCCGGCCTACAGCATCCGCCACTTTGCCGCTGCCTGCCGCCCGCACCTGAGGGAGGGGCAGATGGTCGTCGTCTGCCCCGGCTCGTCCGGAGGGGCCGTCGAGTTCAAGAGCGTCGCCGGCCTGTCCCTGGGCGACCGCCGCATCGTCATCGCCGAGACCCACACGCTGCCCTATGCCGTCCGCATGGGCGAGCCGGGCCGTATCCGCATCTTCCTCAAGCTCAAGGCGGCCGTCCTCGTGGCCGCGGCGCCGGCGGTGGATACACCGGCGGTGATCGAGGCGCTGGGCGACGTCTATCCCTGCCTGGAGCCCGCACGGAACGTCCTCCAGACGAGCCTGCAGAACGCGAATCCGGTCATCCATCCGGCCGTGACGCTTCTGAACGCCGCGCTGATCGAGCGGACCGGCGGCGACTTCCGCTTCTACGAAGACGGCGTCACGCCGGCCGTGGGACGCGTGATCGAGGCGCTGGACCGCGAGCGGATCGCGATCGGCAAACGGCTGGGGGTCGAGGTGCTGCCCGATCCGGAGCTCGGCGTCCGCCAGGGCTACATGACCGAGGCTACCTACGACGCCGGCTACTCGGAGGCGCCCGGCTTCCTGGGCATCATGGCGCAGAGCCGGCTCGACCACCGCTACCTGAACGAGGACGTCGGCTACGGCCTCGTCTTCATGGCCGATCTTGCCCGGCAGGTGCGCGTGCCGACGCCTTGTATGGACGCGGTGATCCGACTTGCGTCGGCCGCCATGGGCCGCGACTACGCCGGGGAGGCGAAACGCACGATGGCGTCCCTCGGCCTGGCGGGCAAGACGGCCGACGAGATGGAGCGCCTGCTGGGCTGA
- a CDS encoding TIM barrel protein produces MAGTFRFSFGPWNIHEGNDPFGPTVREPLPFAEKLKLYAGLGFEGVQFHDDDAVPELSSMTAPEVVEEAAEVRRVLDGEGLTAEFVAPRLWEDVRGVDGAYTSNDPACRQWALDRSRLAIDIANELGTKLIVLWLAREGTYIRESKDSKVAVDRIVEAVNDMLDYDPEVRIAVEPKPNEPMDHAYMPTTGHAMALGLLASDPARVGVNIESAHAILAGLDPSDEMGFALAFDKLFTVHLNDQNGLKFDQDRSFGAVDLRRAFNQVRILDRYDYGSRGEFVGLDVKAMRSERGTGVTTHLSNSREVFLMLLDLVRSLDTAAVDALIAERQYEALDLLITRHLLGR; encoded by the coding sequence ATGGCAGGGACGTTTCGCTTCTCCTTTGGCCCGTGGAACATCCATGAGGGCAACGATCCCTTCGGGCCGACCGTCCGGGAGCCGCTGCCGTTTGCGGAGAAGCTCAAGCTCTACGCGGGGCTCGGTTTCGAGGGCGTCCAGTTCCATGATGACGACGCCGTGCCCGAGCTGAGCAGCATGACTGCGCCCGAGGTGGTCGAGGAGGCGGCCGAGGTGCGCCGGGTGCTCGACGGGGAGGGGCTGACGGCGGAGTTCGTCGCCCCGCGCCTCTGGGAGGACGTGCGCGGCGTCGACGGCGCCTACACCTCCAACGATCCGGCCTGCCGGCAGTGGGCGTTGGATCGCAGCCGCCTGGCCATCGACATCGCCAACGAGCTGGGCACGAAGCTGATCGTGCTCTGGCTGGCCCGCGAGGGCACCTACATCCGGGAGTCCAAGGACAGCAAGGTCGCCGTGGACCGTATCGTCGAGGCGGTCAACGACATGCTGGACTACGACCCGGAGGTCAGGATCGCCGTCGAACCGAAGCCCAATGAGCCGATGGACCATGCCTACATGCCGACCACCGGCCACGCGATGGCCCTGGGCCTGCTGGCGAGCGATCCGGCGCGGGTGGGCGTGAACATCGAGAGTGCGCACGCCATCCTGGCGGGGCTCGATCCCTCCGATGAGATGGGCTTCGCGCTGGCGTTCGACAAGCTGTTCACCGTGCACCTGAACGATCAGAACGGGCTGAAGTTCGACCAGGACCGCTCGTTCGGCGCCGTCGACCTGCGGCGCGCGTTCAACCAGGTGCGCATCCTGGACCGGTACGACTATGGTTCCCGCGGCGAGTTCGTCGGCCTCGACGTGAAGGCCATGCGCTCGGAGCGCGGCACGGGCGTTACGACGCACCTGTCCAACAGCCGGGAGGTCTTCCTGATGCTGCTCGACCTTGTCCGCAGCCTGGACACCGCGGCCGTGGACGCGCTGATCGCCGAGCGGCAGTACGAGGCGCTCGATCTGCTCATCACCCGGCACCTTCTGGGCCGGTAG
- a CDS encoding B12-binding domain-containing radical SAM protein, translating to MVIPAYPAFNIYSGVADKMTALGPICVATAVNDIEGWDVEVIDENNYRRGAPRDEAGLPDHRTLQSARPADAVGFYGGLTSTIPRLLQVAAVYHELGVATVAGGQHFVEENVPEALDGGLDYVADGEGEEVMRELLEVFDGRRRREDVRGVAYRDETGRVRRSPRASIEDLNALPVPDFSLLRYGQVSIYPVGRVRGCGMNCEFCTVKGRPRYASPERLMDQFTALFERHGARKFFIVDDLFGQDRDETLRLCGMLRDYQDLVGARFSITVQIRLDKARDAELLRHMRAARINTVAIGFESPITEELDAMNKHLKPEAMIALAHLYRRAGFWVHGMFIFGYPMQPGHEFHMEAGERVKRFRRFIRKARIDTVQVLLPVPLPGTELRRRLAGQNRVYSTRHVGWEYYDGNFPLFEPDAPLTAEELQASIRRIMGRFYRFTHVFSVGLNVLSFPGIVLHLHNLRAGWQRWSHRWWNSLVGVAGWRIIRKWTERFRKGSFTQKLGHARDALHGSGTASGAPTP from the coding sequence ATGGTGATTCCGGCGTATCCGGCGTTCAACATCTACTCCGGCGTCGCGGACAAGATGACGGCCCTCGGCCCCATCTGCGTGGCCACGGCCGTCAACGACATCGAGGGGTGGGACGTCGAGGTGATCGACGAGAACAACTACCGCCGGGGGGCGCCGCGCGATGAGGCCGGCCTGCCGGACCACCGCACTCTCCAGAGCGCACGGCCGGCGGACGCCGTGGGCTTCTACGGCGGGCTGACCAGCACGATCCCGCGGCTCCTGCAGGTGGCCGCCGTCTACCATGAACTCGGCGTGGCCACCGTGGCGGGCGGACAGCACTTCGTCGAGGAGAACGTGCCCGAGGCGCTGGACGGCGGCTTGGACTACGTGGCGGACGGCGAGGGCGAGGAGGTGATGCGCGAACTGCTGGAGGTCTTCGACGGCCGGCGGCGCCGGGAAGACGTCCGGGGCGTGGCCTACCGGGACGAGACCGGCCGCGTCCGCCGGTCGCCCCGCGCATCCATCGAGGACCTGAACGCCCTGCCCGTGCCCGACTTCTCCCTGCTGCGGTACGGGCAGGTCAGCATCTACCCGGTCGGCCGGGTGCGCGGATGCGGCATGAACTGCGAGTTCTGCACCGTCAAGGGCAGGCCGCGCTACGCCTCGCCCGAGCGGCTCATGGACCAGTTCACGGCGCTGTTCGAAAGGCACGGTGCGCGCAAGTTCTTCATCGTCGACGACCTGTTCGGCCAGGACCGCGACGAGACGCTGCGGCTGTGCGGGATGCTCCGCGACTACCAGGACCTCGTGGGGGCGCGGTTCAGCATCACGGTGCAGATCCGCCTCGACAAAGCCCGCGACGCCGAGCTGCTGCGCCACATGCGCGCGGCCCGCATCAATACGGTGGCCATCGGGTTCGAGTCGCCCATCACCGAGGAGCTCGACGCCATGAACAAGCACCTGAAGCCCGAGGCCATGATCGCCCTGGCGCACCTCTACCGCCGGGCGGGCTTCTGGGTGCACGGCATGTTCATCTTCGGCTACCCGATGCAGCCGGGACACGAGTTCCACATGGAGGCCGGCGAGCGAGTGAAGCGCTTCCGCCGGTTCATCCGCAAGGCGCGCATCGACACGGTGCAGGTGCTCCTGCCCGTGCCACTGCCGGGCACCGAGTTGCGCCGCCGGCTGGCCGGGCAGAACCGCGTCTACTCGACCCGCCACGTCGGATGGGAGTACTACGACGGGAACTTCCCGCTGTTCGAACCGGACGCCCCGCTGACGGCCGAGGAGCTGCAGGCGTCGATCCGCAGGATCATGGGCCGCTTCTACCGCTTCACGCACGTCTTCTCGGTCGGGCTGAACGTCCTGTCGTTCCCCGGCATCGTGCTCCACCTGCACAACCTGCGGGCCGGATGGCAGCGATGGTCGCACCGGTGGTGGAACAGCCTGGTGGGCGTCGCCGGATGGCGCATCATCCGCAAGTGGACGGAGCGGTTCCGCAAGGGGAGCTTCACGCAGAAGCTCGGGCACGCCCGGGACGCGCTGCACGGCAGCGGCACGGCCTCCGGCGCGCCGACTCCGTAA